Part of the Candidatus Thiothrix putei genome, AGCTTCTGAAAGAATCTACAGAAACTGTGGCGGCGTAAATCATTATGTCCCAACCGGACATTGTAACACTTGGCAAGATTTCTGCTGCGTTTGGCATTAAAGGTTGGGTCAAAGTATTTTCACACACACACCACTTGGATGGGATTCTAGGCTATAAACCTTGGTTCTTGAAAGTGGCTGATGAGTGGCAGCCTTGCAAATTGCTCAATGGGCAAATTCAGGGTAAAGGTATTGTTGCCCAACTTGATGGTGTTGTTGACCGTACCCAAGCTGAAAAGCTCATAGGTTGTGAGATTGGCGTACCGCGTAGCTGCTTACATCCGTTAGATGCAGGTGAATACTACTGGGCTGATTTAATTGGCATGGAAGTTGTCACTGTTAACGGTGTGTTATTAGGTGGGGTTGATCATCTGTTTGAAACAGGTGCTAATGATGTCTTGGTCGTGCAAGGTGAGCGGGAACGTTTACTTCCTTGGGTGCTGGATACATTCATTAAATCCGTTTCACTGGATGAAAAACGCATCGTGGTGGACTGGGATCCTGATTTTTAATGCCCATGCGGTTTGATGTTATCACCTTATTTCCTGAATTGGTTGAGGCGGTCATCAGCAGCGGCGTTACTGGTCGAGCGGCAGAGCGGGGAATTATTTCCCTGAAGCAGTGGAATCCACGTCATTATGCAACGGATGTTCATCGCACGGTAGATGATCGTCCTTACGGCGGTGGGCCGGGCATGGTGATGAAAGGTGATTGTCTGTTGCAAGCAATCCGTGATGCCCGCCAAGGCAATTCGGGTAAAGTGATTTATTTAAGTCCGCAAGGCGTAACACTCAACCAAAAATTGGTTAATGAATTAGCTACAGAACCAGGTTTGATTTTGCTTTGTGGTCGCTATGAAGGGATAGATGAGCGGGTCATTACCTTAGAAGTGGATATGGAATGCTCAATTGGTGACTATGTTCTCAGCGGTGGCGAGTTGGGTGCAATGGTACTGATCGATGCAGTGACCCGCTTATTGCCAGGCACATTGGGACATAATGAGTCAGCAGCTCAGGATTCCTTTTTTGATGGATTGTTGGACTGTCCACACTATACCCGACCTGAAGAACTGGAAGGGGTGGCGTTACCCGCAGTCCTTAAAAGTGGTAATCATGCCCTGATTGCCCGTTGGCGCAAAAAGCAGGCGCTAGGAAAAACATGGCGACGCAGGCCGGAATTGTTAGAATCACGACAGTTAACCGACAGTGAGCGTGTGTTGCTGAACGAGTATATAAACGAGTTTGACAAGCAGTGAAGAACTGCATTAGAGGATTATCATGAACACGATTATTCAACAACTTGAACAAGAGCAAATGACCAAGGTAATCCCGGATTTTAACCCCGGCGATACCGTTGTCGTTAATGTACGCGTAAAAGAAGGCGATAAAGAACGCCAGCAGGCTTATGAAGGTGTGGTGATTGCGAAGAAAAATCGTGGTCTAAATTCCGCATTTACTGTTCGCAAAATGTCTTATGGTGAAGGTGTTGAGCGTGTTTTTCAAACATATAGCAGCAGCATTGCCAGCATCGTCGTGAAGCGTAGAGGTGATGTTCGTCGCGCTAAATTGTACTACCTGCGCGGCCTTACTGGTAAGTCAGCACGTATCAAAGAAAAACTCTGAGTTGCTTTTGCACCTCGATGGTAAAGCCGACAGTACTCATGCAGTCTGTCGGCTTTGTTGTGTCTGTTGTATTTATCATTTGATTTGTCAATAGGGCGTTTCGTCGCTGAATACTGTACATCGCCACTGTCTGTGCCTACTATCGACATTGGATAATAGTTTATAAAATAAATACGCTATAGTAGGTGGGGGCTTTTGTGGCCAATTTCGTTGATTTTTTGTCTAATAGTGCCATTTTTGGCGCGTTACTTACCATTGGTGTGGTAGCAGTTTTGGTATGGTGGTGGTTATCTGCTCGCCGTCAGTTTGACCGACAATTGCGTTTGGCTCAGCAAAATATGTTGGTATCCTCCCTGTCTGACGTTCAGGAGTCGGCGGTGTTGGTTGATAGCAATGGCTTGGTTGATTTTGTTAATCCTGCGGCTGAAAAAATTCTGAATTACAAACTTCGTAGTGCACGAGGCAAGCACTACGGCGAATTATTTACTTTAATTGACCCTTTAACCCGTAACCCTGTCAGTTGGTTGGATATCGCTAAGCGCAATGACCGTCCCTTATTGCGCTATGCATTGTTGAATACAGCAGGGTTGAATGATGTGCAAGTGACTTACACGGTACAGCCTGTGTTATTTGAGGATGCAGATAAGCCTTGTTACTTGTTATTGGTACGAGATCAGACCGAATTACATGCAATGCAACTGCGTTTGGATCACGTTGAAATGCATGATCAGCAAACGTTGCTGTTAAATCGTAAGAGTTTTGAGTTACGCTTGAAAGTGGCGATTGATCAGGTGCGTCAACACGGTGTTAAACATTCGTTTTGTCTGATTTCGATGGATCAATTCAAACTGGTCAATGATGCGATGGGGCATAATGCCGGGGATGTGTTGATTGAACGCATTTCACGGATGTTGAAAGAGGAGATTGACGCTCGCCGAGATATTTTGGCGCGTTTAGGCGGTGATGAATTTGGGATTTTGTTTCAAGAAATTGAGCCATCGGTTGCCATTCGAGCGGCTGAGCAAATTCGCATAAAACTTGAACAATATGCCTTTGATTGGAACAAGATGCGCCAAAAAGTGACGGCGAGTATTGCATTTGTGCCACTTTATAAAGGTCTGAAAACGCCGAATCGTATCTTGGCGGAAGCGGATGCAGCGTGTAGGGTTGCCAAGGCTAAAGGTGGTAATCGCATCCATATTTACAAGCCAAATGATCAGGAAGTAACCAAGCATCGCGGTAATATGGTCTGGCTTGGTCGGTTGAAAAAAGCCATTGATGCCAGTAATTTTCGCTTGGTTGCACAGCCTATCCACCCCCTGAATCCGGGAGAATTCAAAAAACCATTTTGTCATTATGAAGTGTTGATACGCTTGTATGATGAAAGCAACCAACCGGTGTCACCGGATGAGTTTATTCCGGCTGCTGAATATTATTCGATGATGCCACGCTTGGATCGTTGGGTGGTGCGTAAACTGTTACAAACGTTACGTGAAATTACTCAGCAAGTGCCTCGCCCCATTTTTGCGGTGAATTTATCAGGGCAGAGTTTGGATGAGCAGGATTTCCTGAGATTTGTACTGGATGAAATTCAAGAAGCTGGGATTAGCCCCGCTATGTTGTGTTTTGAGATTACTGAGCGGGTCGCTATTCATAATCTTGAGTTAGCACAACATTTTATTCAAACCCTGAAGGGCTTGGGGTGCAGTTTCTCTCTCGATGATTTTGGTACAGGGGTCAGTTCCTTTGGTTATTTGAAGTCGTTGCCGGTAGATTATCTGAAAATTGATGGCAGTTTTATCAAGGATATTATTAACGATGACGTGGCACACGCGATGGTGCATTCGGTCAATCAAGTCGGGCATTTGATGGGGTTGAAAGTGATTGCGGAGTATGTCGAAAACGATCGGGTCATACAGATTCTGCGAGAGATTGGTGTAGACTACGGGCAAGGTTATGGCATTTCTAAACCGATTCCGATCGAAGAAGCTGTGCGCAATCACATGAGTTAAGGTTTATACACACGCATGAAAATTCATATTTTGGGTATCTGTGGCACGTTCATGGGCGGTATTGCCCTGTTGGCACGGGAACAGGGGCATGAAGTCACCGGTTCCGATACTAACATCTACCCGCCGATGAGCACGATGTTGGCGGAGCAGGGTGTGGCGATTATCCAGGGTTTCCAGCCACACGATTTACCTGCTGATGCGGATACTCTAGTTGTGGGCAATGTTATGCGCCGTGGTTTGGATATTGTTGAGCATATGTTGGATCACAACCTGCCGTACACGTCGGGTCCTCAGTGGTTAGGTGAACAAATTCTGCGGGAACGTTGGGTGTTGGCGGTGGCAGGCACTCACGGCAAAACCACGACCGCGAGTATGTTGGCGTGGATTTTGGAATATGCTGGTTTGAATCCGGGGTTTCTGATTGGTGGCGTGCCGCAAAATTTTGGCGTATCTGCACGTTTGGGCGATTCACCGTTTTTTGTGGTGGAAGCCGACGAATACGATACCGCTTTTTTTGATAAGCGTTCTAAGTTTGTGCATTACCACCCGCGTACTGTGATTCTGAATAATCTGGAATACGATCATGCTGATATTTTTCCCGATGTGCAGGCGATTAAAACCCAGTTTCATCATTTGATGCGTACTGTGCCGGGTAGTGGTTTGGCGGTGGTAAATGGGCAAGATGCTAACCTGAAAGATACCTTGGCAATGGGGTGCTGGACACCGGTAGAAACCTTTGCCGATGGTGATTGGCAAGCGGAGTATTTACAAGCGGATGGCAGTGAGTTTCGTGTCCTCTACCACGGTGTGGAACAGGGTATGGTGCATTGGACGTTATTGGGCGAACACAATGTTAACAATGCGTTAGCGGCGATTGCAGCGGCGCGTCATGCCGGTGTTCCGGCAGAACATGCGATTGCGGGCTTGGCGGAGTTCCAAGGGGTGAAACGGCGGATGCAAGTGCGGGGTACGGTGCGTGATGTCACCGTATACGATGACTTTGCGCATCACCCGACGGCGATTACCACCACACTGGCAGGTTTGCGGGCAAAAGTGGGTAAGGCACGCATTATTGCGTTGCTGGAGCCCCGCTCTAATACCATGAGATTGGGGATACACAAAGTGCAATTGGCTAAATCCTTGCAAGCTGCCGATGCGGTGTTTCTCTATCAGCCTCAAGGTTTAGGGTGGGATCTGGCGGATGTTGTGGCAGACATCGGTGCAAAAGCGCAGTTATTTCAGGACATTGATACGCTGGCAGCTATTGTGGCGGATAGTACGCAAGCGGGAGACCATGTTCTGGTTATGAGTAATGGCGGTTTCGGTGGGATTCATGACAAGCTGTTAGCACGATTGGCGAATTGAGATGGTCGGTACTTGAAAACCATTACTTTGATTATGACCGGTGCATCCGGTGCGCAATACGGTCTGCGATTGTTGGAATTTCTGTTGCAACACGATTATCGGGTGTTTCTGCTCTTGTCGCGCCCTGCACAAGTGGTAGTCAATATGGAAACAGAACACCGTTTACCGGGGCGTGCAGGCGACATTCAAACCTATTTCACGCATTTGTATGGCGCACAGCCGGGTCAATTGCAAGTGTTTGAGCGTGAACAATGGGCTGCACCGATTGCCAGTGGCAGTGGGGTGGCAGATGCAACGGTGGTTTGCCCCTGCACCACGGGTACACTGTCTGCGATTGCTTGCGGAAGTAGCCGTAATTTGATCGAACGCGCCGCTGATGTGTGTTTGAAAGAACGTAAAAAACTGATTTTGGTGGTGCGCGAAACCCCCTTTTCTGAGATTCATCTGGAAAACATGCTGAAACTGGCGCGGATGGGGGTTATTATCATGCCCGCCAATCCGGGCTTTTACCAACGCCCGACCTCCGTGCAAGAACTGGTTGATTTCATGGTGGCGCGGGTACTGGATCATTTAGGCATTCCTCATCAGTTATTGCCCCGCTGGGGCGAAACGCCGTTGGAATAGTCCACTTTTTACTTTTATACACAGGAGCTATGCCATGGCAACCATGGAAATGACCGCACAAGATTTTGAAGAGACTATCACTACCAATGACATCGTGATCATTGACTTTTGGGCGCCTTGGTGCGGGCCGTGCCGTTCGTTTGCACCCATTTTTGAAAAGGTTTCTGACAACCACACTGACATCGTGTTTGCTAAGGTGAATACAGAGGAAGAGCAAGAGTTGGCAGGGCATTTCCAGATTCGTTCCATCCCGACGTTGATGATTTTTCGTGAACAGGTGATCTTGTTTGCTGAGGCGGGTATGTTGAGCGAGCCGCAGTTGGAACAAGTGATTGCGAAGGTTCGTGAGCTGGATATGGCTAAGGTTCATGCCGATATTGCGGCACAGCAGCAATAATCATGCTGGTGTAGAGACGCAAAATGTTGCGTCTCTACCAGAATCTGTCGCTTAGGTTGTATGCTAAAAACCCCATAGCGCGAAAAAGCTGACAAAGCCGATAGCCAAAATACTGTAAAATTCAATGGCACGTCCCCTGCCTACTGGCATCAAAGCGGAGCGCATCCCTGTTTTCGTTTCTACGAACCGTGCATTATCGAGATCGTCCAACAATAAATGCAGCAAATAACTGGTGCTGGAAGCTAAAAAGGCGGGTAATGCTGCCGCTGCGCCAACGGTTAAATAAGCAACCCATGCTACACCTAACGATAAGCACACTGCTGCGATGACTGAATGGGTATGCCCACCACGCTTCATGATTTGGCTTAACACTTCCCAAAAGTGTGAAACCATGAATAAAGCAATCGGTATGGCAATTAATAAATCGGCTGGTCGGTAGAAAAACTGGATGCTAGGCACAATGACGGCAGCGACTTGGCTAAGGCGTTGCACGACTCGGAAACTGCTGGAGTGAATATCATCAATATCTGCCAACAAGCCACCAACATAGCCGCTCAGAGCAGTGACACCGATGATTTCCCAGCCTAATTCTGGTGCGATAATGGAAGACACTGCGGCAGATCCTACGCCAGTCGCGACTGCTGCCAGATGGTATGTACTGCATTCTGCCATGGTACTTGCCCCTAATGAATCGTGTTATTACTTTATTGCCCGTTGTTTCATGCCTCTGCCCACAGGCTGAAACTTCTTCTATTTAGAAAGATTTGCTCGGATAAGTTCCTGTTACTTAGCTTGGTCAAGCCAAGTTTAAAAAACGAGGGAGGGGTGCTCCCTCATACGGGCTTTTGCGTCGATTTGACTCAATTGTTTTTTATGATAAGTATGAGCAATCTTATATCAATAAAGCTGAATGGGAGATAAATAAGCAAGACGAAAAGGGCTGCACGGGTTTTTGAATAGCTGTTACAATCACCCCCATGTCAGGAAATACCTTTGGAAAACTATTTTCCGTGACCTCCTTCGGCGAGAGTCATGGGCCCGCAATCGGTTGCATCGTGGATGGCTGCCCGCCCGGACTCGTCCTCACCGAAGCCGATATTCAAATTGACCTTGATCGGCGCAAGCCGGGGCAAAGTCGCCACACCACCCAGCGGCGTGAAGCCGACGCGGTGCAAATCCTTTCCGGTGTATTCGAGGGTAAAACCACGGGTACGACGATTGCGCTGCTCATCCAGAATACGGATCAGCGTTCTAAGGATTACGGCGACATTATGGATCGTTTCCGCCCCGGTCATGCCGATTACACGTATTACAAAAAATACGGCTTCCGCGATTACCGTGGGGGCGGGCGTTCGTCTGCCCGCGAAACCGCAATGCGGGTTGCGGCGGGGTCGATTGCCAAGAAGTGGTTGTTGGAACGTTACGGCGTGGTGATTCGCGGCTATCTGTCGCAACTCGGCCCCATCGTTGCAGAAGCCTTAGATTGGGACGAAATCGCCAATAACCCCTTCTTCTGCCCCGATGCCAGCAAAGTGCAGCCGATGGAAGATTACATGGATGCCTTGCGCAAAGAAGGCAATTCCGTCGGTGCGAAAATCACCACGGTAGCCTCTAATGTGCCACCCGGTTGGGGTGAACCGATTTTCGACCGGTTGGATGCGGACATTGCGCACGCAATGATGTCGATCAATGCGGCGAAGGGTGTGGAAATCGGTGCGGGTTTCGACTGCGTGGCGCAAAAAGGCACAGAGCACCGCGATGAAATCACCCTGCAAGGCTTCCTAAGCAACCATTCTGGGGGCGTATTGGGGGGTATTTCATCGGGTCAGGAAATCATTGTGCATACTGCGTTCAAGCCCACCTCCAGTATGCGCTTGCCGGGGCGTACTGTGAATCTGTCCGGTGATGCGGTAGAAGTGATTACCAAAGGGCGGCATGACCCGTGCGTTGGGATTCGTGCTACGCCGATTTGCGAGGCAATGCTCGCAATTACGTTGATGGATCATGCGTTGCGGCATCGCGGGCAGAATGCGGATGTGACGACCGAATTACCGGATATTCCAGCTTCAGCATGAAGAACCCCTCCCCCGGAGTAAAGCCGCCTTATGGGCGGCTTTCGGCTTTCTACTTCGCCTATTTTGCGGCACTCGGTGTGTTTGTGCCGTATTGGACAGTGTATCTGAAAAACATTGCCGGATTTTCACCGGCACAAATCGGTGAATTAATGGCGGTGTTTATGGCAACCAAGATTGTCGCACCGTTCATTTGGGGCTGGTTGGCGGATCATACTGGAGAGCGCTTGCGTATTATTCGTATTGCTACTTTACTCTCAGTTGTGTGTTTTACCGGTGTGTATTGGCAACATAGCTTTGGGTGGATGGCGGTTGTTATGGCGGGGTTTGGGTTTTTCTGGAACGCTTCGTTGCCACAATTTGAGGCATTGACTCTGAACCATTTGGGTAGTCTCATTGGACGTTATAGCCGCATTCGCTTGTGGGGGTCGGTAGGGTTCATTGTGACGGTAGCGACTTTGCCAGCGGTGTTGGAACGCTATGGCGTGGCAGTGGTGATGGATGCCTTGTTGTTGCTGTTTGTGGGGAT contains:
- the rimM gene encoding ribosome maturation factor RimM (Essential for efficient processing of 16S rRNA), which encodes MSQPDIVTLGKISAAFGIKGWVKVFSHTHHLDGILGYKPWFLKVADEWQPCKLLNGQIQGKGIVAQLDGVVDRTQAEKLIGCEIGVPRSCLHPLDAGEYYWADLIGMEVVTVNGVLLGGVDHLFETGANDVLVVQGERERLLPWVLDTFIKSVSLDEKRIVVDWDPDF
- the trmD gene encoding tRNA (guanosine(37)-N1)-methyltransferase TrmD — translated: MRFDVITLFPELVEAVISSGVTGRAAERGIISLKQWNPRHYATDVHRTVDDRPYGGGPGMVMKGDCLLQAIRDARQGNSGKVIYLSPQGVTLNQKLVNELATEPGLILLCGRYEGIDERVITLEVDMECSIGDYVLSGGELGAMVLIDAVTRLLPGTLGHNESAAQDSFFDGLLDCPHYTRPEELEGVALPAVLKSGNHALIARWRKKQALGKTWRRRPELLESRQLTDSERVLLNEYINEFDKQ
- the rplS gene encoding 50S ribosomal protein L19, with translation MNTIIQQLEQEQMTKVIPDFNPGDTVVVNVRVKEGDKERQQAYEGVVIAKKNRGLNSAFTVRKMSYGEGVERVFQTYSSSIASIVVKRRGDVRRAKLYYLRGLTGKSARIKEKL
- a CDS encoding EAL domain-containing protein, translating into MANFVDFLSNSAIFGALLTIGVVAVLVWWWLSARRQFDRQLRLAQQNMLVSSLSDVQESAVLVDSNGLVDFVNPAAEKILNYKLRSARGKHYGELFTLIDPLTRNPVSWLDIAKRNDRPLLRYALLNTAGLNDVQVTYTVQPVLFEDADKPCYLLLVRDQTELHAMQLRLDHVEMHDQQTLLLNRKSFELRLKVAIDQVRQHGVKHSFCLISMDQFKLVNDAMGHNAGDVLIERISRMLKEEIDARRDILARLGGDEFGILFQEIEPSVAIRAAEQIRIKLEQYAFDWNKMRQKVTASIAFVPLYKGLKTPNRILAEADAACRVAKAKGGNRIHIYKPNDQEVTKHRGNMVWLGRLKKAIDASNFRLVAQPIHPLNPGEFKKPFCHYEVLIRLYDESNQPVSPDEFIPAAEYYSMMPRLDRWVVRKLLQTLREITQQVPRPIFAVNLSGQSLDEQDFLRFVLDEIQEAGISPAMLCFEITERVAIHNLELAQHFIQTLKGLGCSFSLDDFGTGVSSFGYLKSLPVDYLKIDGSFIKDIINDDVAHAMVHSVNQVGHLMGLKVIAEYVENDRVIQILREIGVDYGQGYGISKPIPIEEAVRNHMS
- the mpl gene encoding UDP-N-acetylmuramate:L-alanyl-gamma-D-glutamyl-meso-diaminopimelate ligase; this encodes MKIHILGICGTFMGGIALLAREQGHEVTGSDTNIYPPMSTMLAEQGVAIIQGFQPHDLPADADTLVVGNVMRRGLDIVEHMLDHNLPYTSGPQWLGEQILRERWVLAVAGTHGKTTTASMLAWILEYAGLNPGFLIGGVPQNFGVSARLGDSPFFVVEADEYDTAFFDKRSKFVHYHPRTVILNNLEYDHADIFPDVQAIKTQFHHLMRTVPGSGLAVVNGQDANLKDTLAMGCWTPVETFADGDWQAEYLQADGSEFRVLYHGVEQGMVHWTLLGEHNVNNALAAIAAARHAGVPAEHAIAGLAEFQGVKRRMQVRGTVRDVTVYDDFAHHPTAITTTLAGLRAKVGKARIIALLEPRSNTMRLGIHKVQLAKSLQAADAVFLYQPQGLGWDLADVVADIGAKAQLFQDIDTLAAIVADSTQAGDHVLVMSNGGFGGIHDKLLARLAN
- a CDS encoding flavin prenyltransferase UbiX, which encodes MKTITLIMTGASGAQYGLRLLEFLLQHDYRVFLLLSRPAQVVVNMETEHRLPGRAGDIQTYFTHLYGAQPGQLQVFEREQWAAPIASGSGVADATVVCPCTTGTLSAIACGSSRNLIERAADVCLKERKKLILVVRETPFSEIHLENMLKLARMGVIIMPANPGFYQRPTSVQELVDFMVARVLDHLGIPHQLLPRWGETPLE
- the trxA gene encoding thioredoxin; the encoded protein is MATMEMTAQDFEETITTNDIVIIDFWAPWCGPCRSFAPIFEKVSDNHTDIVFAKVNTEEEQELAGHFQIRSIPTLMIFREQVILFAEAGMLSEPQLEQVIAKVRELDMAKVHADIAAQQQ
- a CDS encoding metal-dependent hydrolase yields the protein MAECSTYHLAAVATGVGSAAVSSIIAPELGWEIIGVTALSGYVGGLLADIDDIHSSSFRVVQRLSQVAAVIVPSIQFFYRPADLLIAIPIALFMVSHFWEVLSQIMKRGGHTHSVIAAVCLSLGVAWVAYLTVGAAAALPAFLASSTSYLLHLLLDDLDNARFVETKTGMRSALMPVGRGRAIEFYSILAIGFVSFFALWGF
- the aroC gene encoding chorismate synthase; this encodes MSGNTFGKLFSVTSFGESHGPAIGCIVDGCPPGLVLTEADIQIDLDRRKPGQSRHTTQRREADAVQILSGVFEGKTTGTTIALLIQNTDQRSKDYGDIMDRFRPGHADYTYYKKYGFRDYRGGGRSSARETAMRVAAGSIAKKWLLERYGVVIRGYLSQLGPIVAEALDWDEIANNPFFCPDASKVQPMEDYMDALRKEGNSVGAKITTVASNVPPGWGEPIFDRLDADIAHAMMSINAAKGVEIGAGFDCVAQKGTEHRDEITLQGFLSNHSGGVLGGISSGQEIIVHTAFKPTSSMRLPGRTVNLSGDAVEVITKGRHDPCVGIRATPICEAMLAITLMDHALRHRGQNADVTTELPDIPASA